Within Rhododendron vialii isolate Sample 1 chromosome 12a, ASM3025357v1, the genomic segment TTGGAGAATTCACACTGCAGCTTTAAGGATTTTGGACATGGTCACTTTTTGCATTTAGACTGTAAATGATTATTAAACACACACCAGACTGTTTATGAAATCTATTTGAATATTATGAGTATAAATAGTGTTTTTGAGGCATTAGATAGTTTACAAATCGACTGATTATATCAAACAAATATCATTGTAGGTGTGTTTTTTTGTGCgatggatacaaccaaaataTTGCTGTGTAGGTATGTATCGCAGGTTCTTGTTGTGAGGATATCTGGTGGCATTCGATTGGAGCATGTTTTAAGAAAGATTTGTGATAGATGGAACAACTTATGCGTTGGTAGTTTCTCATTGTCATATGTGTTGGATGGGAGTGATTGTGAGCTTGACAATGAAGAATCTTTTGATAATATGTTGTATTTGTATCCTACTACTGATAGAATAGATGCTAAGGTTGAGGTGATTAAATCTTGTAGTGGACAAACGGTTGGAAGTATTAGTACTGGAGGAACACTTGGAAGTATTAGTAGTGGAGTAGAAGTTGGTAGTTCTAATGATGCTGTTGCTGTTGTAGAAAGAGAAGAAcctttggaggaattttgtcgCCATGCTGAAACTAGGTACTTGACAACGGGTTGGGCCAACTTGATATATGAGGTTGGGCAAGTATTTACTGGTGGTGTGAAGGAGTTTAGGGCAACTTTGCAGCGATATGCTATTGAAAATGGTTTTATGTATGATCTTGTTAAAAATGACAAGTATCGTGTGACTGCAAAGTGTTCGATTTCTAGCTGTGGATGGTATGTGCATGCCATTTTGGATCGCTCAAGCAGAGAGTTTTGGATTAAGAAACTGGTAAACGAGCATGGTTGTGGTTCAACCTATCGAACGAATAAACATAAACGGGTGACATCTAGTTTAGTTGCTAGTGAGGTTACTAGTATGGTTCAGAAAAAGAATAACACATCACCTATGGATCTGTTGGATTTGTTTCTGGACAAGTACGGTTTGGATTTATCATACCACCATGCATGGTTAGGAGTGGAAAAGGCTAGGGGGGAAATATTTGGAGACTATGAAAGTTCATTTGATAAGTTGAGGGGGTACGTTGAAGCTGCCAAAATTGCAAATCCAGGGAGCTTATTAAAGCTTGAAGTTGATCCTGTCAGCAAGGAATTCTCGAGGCTCTTTGTGTCGTTCAATGCATGTATCACAGGGTTTAATCATTGTCGACCATTCCTTTGCCTTGATGGGACACATCTCAAAGGCAGATTCAAGGGGTGTCTTCTTGCTGCCACAGGAAAAGATGCAGATCAAGGTacttttttgggttattttttattttgaatgtaTTCCTTAGATATTCATATCTATTTATCTGCTTGTTCTATGATTGGTATAAGACAGAACCTAGGTTTCCATATATATCCATATCTATTTGTTTTCATACATATTAGTCAGCTTTCCATAGTTTTAAAAGGTCGcggtttttgttttattctagTAATGGTTGGCCTGAGAAGTGAGCACCTTGTCTCTAGACAGGCACTTTGTGTGACATTTTGGGGTTGGTCAAATTTTGTatcagtatttatttttattaagtaGATTAATGTTTCTTTAACTAGAACTACATCTAAGTGGAGTTCcatcttatttttgtttgttttgggattcttttttgTGTTACAGGTTTATTTCCCCTGGCGTTTGCTATTGTGAATGCAGAAAATGATTGTAATTGGTTATGGTTTCTTCGGATTTTAAAGACTATCTTGTCTACACGGCCTATTACTTTCATTAGTGATCGCAACCATGGTCTCGTGAGTAACATACCAACTGTTTTTCCTGATTGTCATCATGCTTACTGTTTGTATCATCTTCAATTCAATTTGAAGGATCACTTCCCTGGACGGTTTCGAAAGGGTTATCGAAATAGGTTGGTTAAATTGTTTAATGCTATCGCTTATGCTCCATCGGTATCAGCTTATATGATATGTGAGGCTAAGTTCTACGAGCATGGGGGAGATAAGGCCAAGACGTTTATTGCAAGTGTTCCAAAACAACATTGGACTAATGCTTATTTTCAAGGGCATCAATACGGAGAGATGAGTTCTAGTGCTATTGAGTCCTTCAATAACTGGATACTTGATGCACGGCTTATGCCGATAATGAATTTAGTTGAAGAGTTGAAGTCCAAAATTATGATTCAAATGTCGCGTAGAAGAGAAGAAGCATCGCGTTGGGTTTCTCAGATTTGTCCGGACATGGATGCAAAGTTAGCTAAGAGGATTGACAAGGGGAGGTCGTGGAGGGTTTATAAATCAAAAACCAGCTTGTATGAGGTGAAATCTGTACCTGCTGTTCTAGTAAATCTTGAGGAAGGGACATGTTCTTGTGGAGCCTGGCAATACAATAGTTTCTTATGTGCTCATGCCGCAACGGTGTTAGTCAAGACTTGTGGAGCGGAGGGATCCTTGGCTGGTTACATTGATCCGTTTTATCATGTTGAGGCATATCGGCTCACATATCAAGATAATATCCATCCAATTCTAGCTATGGATATTCCTGACTTCACACAAGGAAGTACTCGGGTTATCAAAGCTCCAAAAAATAGAATGCAAGCTGGAAGACCTTGCGTAAAGCGCATTCGTTCTAGGGGTGAAGAACAATCCTCTGCTAGGCCAATGAAATGTGAGAGGTGCCACAAGCTTTCTCACCACAACCGCAGGACATGCAAAGGGGCTACGGATGATTGATTCTTTACATTTTTAATAGTAcattgttttgttggaattcATGTCCATACAAGTAAAGAGACTACTTAATTGTTCTTAGGTGCGGGACCATTGCGAGGCATAACAAAAGGACTTGCAAGGAACCTCTTCTTAGTTGATTCTTAGAATGACACATTAAAGTCTTTCTGCattcttcttcacaaaagtttatAAACTGGGAGTTTGTTTAGTTTTACATTGCGTTTCCAATAAGTCGAGTATTGCGATACTGGTTGAGAAGATTTTTAGTACTATGCAGTTTATGAGTGTCTTCAATTTTATGCAGTTTATGagtttcttcaattttatgaAACTTTATGAGTGTCTTCAGTTTTATGAAACTTTATGTTGGTCATCTCTGTATATTTTGGTTATGCTATCTTCGTATAAATTGGTATGGTGGATGTTACTTCAATTATTTATTCTGGTGCAAATGATGTGCAATTATTCGTTCTGGGTCATTTAACACTattaatcaatattgtgatataactttctcctttaattaacagtgttaattgcaTTGCATTCTTCAATTATTCTTCCTCACACACCAGTCATGCCCCTTTTCTTTGTTAAGGTTTTCTGTAGCTATTATTTTTCCCTAGCACCTGATTGTTACTCGTAAAGCATAGAGGACGATGATTGCAACTCTGATTGAACACCGCacacttttaactctttctttcgaaaaaaaagctggtcatttaacactggtaatcaacatggtcatataccattctcAGTTTGATTAACAATGTTAACCcattctttcgaaaagaaaaccggtcatttaacactgttaatcaatattatgatataactttctccATTAATTAACAATGTTAGTTGCATTGCACTCTTAATTTATTCTTCCCTAACTTTTGATTGTTCGAAAAGCACAGAGGACGACAATTGAAACCCCGGTCAAACACCGCACGCTTTTAaccctttctttcgaaaagGAAGTTTgtcatttaacactggtaatcaacatgatcatataccattctctgtttgattaacagtgttaacccatgctttcaaaaagaaaaccggtcatttaacactgttaatcaatattatgatataactttctccATCAATTAACAATGTTATTTGCATTGCACTCTTAATTTATTCTTCCTTACACATCAAACGCTTTTTAAcgctttctttcgaaaagaaagccgatcatttaacattgttaatcaatattgtgatataactttctcatttaattaacagtgttaaatctaaccctttctttcgaaaagaaagttggtcatttaacactggtaatcaacatggtcatataccattatctgtttgattaacagtgttaacccattctttcaaaaagaaagccggtcatttaacactgttaatcaatattgtgatataactttctcctttaattaacagtgttaattgcaTTGCACTCTTCAGTTATTCTTCCTTACACACCAAACGCTTTTTAAcgctttctttcgaaaagaaagccggtcatttaacactgttaatgaacatggtcatataccattctctgtttgattaacagtgttaacccattctttcaaaaagaaagtcggtcatttaacactgttaatcaatattgtgatataactttctcctttaattaacagtgttaattgcaTTGCACTCTTCAGTTATTCTTCCTCACACACCAATCATGCCTCTTTTCTTTGTTAAGGCTTTCTGTAGCTATTATTTTTCCCTAGCACCTAATTGTTACTCGTAAAGCGCAGAAGATGATGATTGGAACTCCGATTGAACACCGCAcgcttttaactctttcttttgaaaagaaagctagtcatttaacactggtaatcaacatggtcatataccattctTGGTTTGATGAACAGTGTTAAcccattctttcaaaaagaaagtcatttgacactgttaatcaatattgatTGTTACTTGCAAAGCGCAAAGGACGATGATTGGAACTCCAATCGAACACCGCACACTTTTAaccctttctttcgaaaagaaagccggtcatttaacactgctaatcaatattgtgatataactttctcctttaattaacagtgttaaatctaaccctttctttcgaaagaaagttggtcatttaacactggtaatcaacatggtcatataccattctctgtttgattaacagtgttaacccattctttcgaaaagaaagccggtcatttaacactgttaatcaatattgtgatagAACTTTATCcaacaattaacaatgttagttGCATTGCACTCTTAATTTATTCTTCCTTACACACCAAACGCTTTTTAACACTTTTTTCGAACAGAaag encodes:
- the LOC131309591 gene encoding uncharacterized protein LOC131309591; the protein is MLYLYPTTDRIDAKVEVIKSCSGQTVGSISTGGTLGSISSGVEVGSSNDAVAVVEREEPLEEFCRHAETRYLTTGWANLIYEVGQVFTGGVKEFRATLQRYAIENGFMYDLVKNDKYRVTAKCSISSCGWYVHAILDRSSREFWIKKLVNEHGCGSTYRTNKHKRVTSSLVASEVTSMVQKKNNTSPMDLLDLFLDKYGLDLSYHHAWLGVEKARGEIFGDYESSFDKLRGYVEAAKIANPGSLLKLEVDPVSKEFSRLFVSFNACITGFNHCRPFLCLDGTHLKGRFKGCLLAATGKDADQDIHIYLSACSMIGIRQNLVMVGLRSEHLVSRQALCVTFWGLFPLAFAIVNAENDCNWLWFLRILKTILSTRPITFISDRNHGLVSNIPTVFPDCHHAYCLYHLQFNLKDHFPGRFRKGYRNRLVKLFNAIAYAPSVSAYMICEAKFYEHGGDKAKTFIASVPKQHWTNAYFQGHQYGEMSSSAIESFNNWILDARLMPIMNLVEELKSKIMIQMSRRREEASRWVSQICPDMDAKLAKRIDKGRSWRVYKSKTSLYEVKSVPAVLVNLEEGTCSCGAWQYNSFLCAHAATVLVKTCGAEGSLAGYIDPFYHVEAYRLTYQDNIHPILAMDIPDFTQGSTRVIKAPKNRMQAGRPCVKRIRSRGEEQSSARPMKCERCHKLSHHNRRTCKGATDD